A region of the Methyloprofundus sedimenti genome:
AATAGTCGCCTATCAAATGGATCATTATGATGCCCTAATTTTTGAGCAGATTTGTATAAACTTCCATTGTTAATAGCAACATTGATCATGGCCAATCCTTGTTAAGCAGGTACGTTAAAATATACCATACACCGACAGTAATTCACATAGAACCATATTTTATCACCTTGAATTCGCTAAAAAATACGACAGGGATTTACAATAATTTATAAGATAACTGGGGGCAGAATAAACTTAAATTATTTATTTACTTTTTCCTTCCGCCAACCAACAGGTCTGCCCATTTTTTTTGCTGTCATCCTTCGCCCTGTTAAGCTCTCAATTTCCGCTGTAAACCGTTCGTTTCCGAGCACCATGCCTTTGTTTGCCGCAATTCGAATATCTTCCAGTAATTGTCCTTCGACTGGATATTTAAATAAATCACGGTAATTTGCCCGCCTCTTTTCTGGTTCACTTGCTAACGCTAAATACAAAGGATGAGCAGTACATAAATTCGATTCTTTTCCTAACGCATTTATTTGGTAACTAGACCAGCTATAATCTGACGGCTGCTTTACCATCCCTGCTCTGACCGGGTTGAGTTCAATATAACGATAAAGGTGTAAAAGGTAATTTTCTTCTTGCACCAGGCAGGATTTAAACCGACCTTCCCAAAGTGACCCGGTTCGTTTATAGCTAAAATTGAAATAGCGTATATACTGCCTGCCCAGTGATTGCATCATTAAACTAACTGCATTATGGGCTCTCGGCGTACACAGCAGATGCACATGGTTGGTCATCAATACCCAGACATCAATTGTAAATGGATAGCGTTTTCGTGTATTGTTTAGCGCATTACGTAACCAGACACGAGAATCATCATTGGTTAAAATATTCCGTCGTCGAAATGTCACCACAGTAAAGAAATAACAAGCCCCCGGTGTATCCGCACGGCGGTAATTCGACATAACGACGTCCTCTCATCCAACGTAGGGTGGGCAAACAGCTTTACCGTTTGCCCACCAATAACCCACCATTGGCCGATAAAAAAGGTGGGCAAAAAAACCTGCCCACCCTACTCACTGCCCATTTTTTTGCTGTCATCCTGCGCCCTGTTAATCTCTCAATTTCCGCTGTAAACCGTTCATTCCTGAGCACCATGCCTTTTTTTGCCGCAATTCGAATATCGTCCAATAATTGTCCTTCGACTGGATATTTAAATAATGCACGGTAATTTTCCCGTCTCTTTTAGGGTTCACTCGCTAACGCTAAATACAAAGGATGAGCGGTACATAAAGTCGATTCTTTTCCTAACGTATTTACTGGGTAACTTGACCAGCTATAATCTGACGGATGTTTTACCATTCCTGCTCTGACCGGGTTGAGTTCAATATAACGATAAAGGTGTAAAAGGTAATTGTCTTCTTGCACCAGGCAGGATTTAAACCGACCTTCCCAAAGCGACCCGCTTC
Encoded here:
- a CDS encoding PIN domain-containing protein, whose protein sequence is MINVAINNGSLYKSAQKLGHHNDPFDRRLLSQSLEESMPIISVDTKFAIDHQIA
- a CDS encoding REP-associated tyrosine transposase; amino-acid sequence: MSNYRRADTPGACYFFTVVTFRRRNILTNDDSRVWLRNALNNTRKRYPFTIDVWVLMTNHVHLLCTPRAHNAVSLMMQSLGRQYIRYFNFSYKRTGSLWEGRFKSCLVQEENYLLHLYRYIELNPVRAGMVKQPSDYSWSSYQINALGKESNLCTAHPLYLALASEPEKRRANYRDLFKYPVEGQLLEDIRIAANKGMVLGNERFTAEIESLTGRRMTAKKMGRPVGWRKEKVNK